The DNA region cTGCCCCCACCAAAATACTCCCCATAAACACCCTTCCCCCACCAAAATACTCCCCATAAACACCCCTCaccaaaacaccccctccccataaacacccTTCCCNNNNNNNNNNNNNNNNNNNNNNNNNNNNNNNNNNNNNNNNNNNNNNNNNNNNNNNNNNNNNNNNNNNNNNNNNNNNNNNNNNNNNNNNNNNNNNNNNNNNcctccccccccctctctccccccctctctccccctctctccccccctccccccctctctccccccctccccccctctctccccccctccccccctctctccccccctctctcccccctccccccctctctctctctcccccctccccccctctctctctcccccctccccccctctctcactcccccctcccccctctctctcccccctcccccctctctcccccctcccccctctctctcccccctcccccctctctctcccccctcccccctcccccctctctctcccccctcccccccctctctctcccccctccccccctctctcccccccccccctctctctcccccctccccccctctctctccccctccccccctctctctccccctccccccctctctctcccccctccccccctctctctcccctctccccccctctctccccccctctctctccccccctcccccctctctctcccccctcccccctctctctcccccctcccccctctctctcccccctcccccctctctctccccccctcccccctctctctccccccctctctccccccctcccccctctctctcccccccccctccacccctctctctcccccctcccccctctctctcccccccctccccccctcccccctctctctccccccctcccccctctctctcccccccctcccccctctctctcccccccctcccccctctctctcccccccctcccccctctctctccccccctcccccctctctctcccccccctcccccctctctctccccccccctcccccctctctctccccccccctcccccctctctctccccccctccccccctctctctcccccccctcccccctctctctcccccccctcccccctctctctccccccccctctctctccccccccctccccctctctctccccccccctccccccctcccccctctctctcccccccctcccccctctctctcccccccctcccccctctcccccctctctctcccccccccccctcccccctctctctccccccctcccccctctctctcccccccctcccccccctctctcccccccctcccccctctctctcccccctcccccctctctctcccccccctcccccctctctctccccccccctcccccctctctctccccccccctccccctctctcttccccccccctctctctcccccccctctctctcccccctcccccctctctcttccccccccctctctctcccccccccctctctcccccccccctctctccccccccctctctccccccctctctctcccccctctctctccccccctctctctcccccccccctctctccccccctctctctccccccctctctctcccccccctctctctctccccctctctctccccccctctctctccccccccccctctctcctccccccctctctctcccccccctctctccgcccccctctctccgccccccctctctccgccccccccctctctccgccccccctctctccgccccccctctctccgccccccctctctccgcccccctctctccgccccccctctctccgccccccctctctccgcccccctctctccgccccctctctccgccccccctctctccgccccccctctctccgccccccctctctccgcccccccctctctccccccccccctctctccccccccccctctctcccccctcactctccccttaccctcactctccccttaccctcactctctcttctcctgAGTCTCTCTCCTCCCCTGAGTCTCGCTCCTCCCCCCTTTCGCCGCGCTCCTCCCCCCTCTGCCGCGCTCCTCCCCCCTCTTTCTCACATTGTGGTAAACATtaacattaacagtttaacattgtATGTATCCCTGTGGCGACCAGATTACATGTTTGTCAAAGCAAAGGTGCTTTTTTAGACTACCATTTACCCCTTTACTAAACGTTCCATTTTGCCTTTAATTGCGAAGACATGTTACAACATACCAGTCCCATATTTATCCCATCTTTGCTGAAATGATGCTCTGTACTCGTTTTGTGGCTGACCACTGACTGTGGCGATCAATTCCTGCAGATACTGGCAATTGGACCCCGCCAAGGTTTACCGGATTGGTCCCAATCCCTGGGATAACAGCGTCCTGGAAGCTTCGGAGGAATATAAACACCGAATGGTAACATGAGCTGCGCCTTGTGGGCACCACCGCCAGGAATTGATGTCAGCTTAAGTCGGATCTATCCTACTCCCGAGCGTGCGGGCAGGGGAGGGCAtgatggatggggtggggtggggggggggcaactcaTTGGTCACCAGTATCCCGGGGTAGGTGGGGATTTTCCGGGAGATCATTGTAACCGTTAAATCTCAGCCAAGCATTCAACTTGCAGTCAATGTCACCAAACAACTCAATTGAAAGGGTGCGAATTAGGTGGTTCTGCTTTATTTTCTATGTTACATGGAATGGCCTGTTAATCAAAGCAGCCATTTTATTTTTGAACTCTTTGTTCACCAGTTTAACAGTTTCTTTCTGCTTGTAGCATAACCTGTGCTGTGACAACTGTCACTCGCATGTCGCTATGGCGCTCAACCTGATGCGGTATGACAACAAGACATCGTGGAACATGGTCAAACTCTGCCTCCTAATGCTGATCCATGGCAAATACGTCAGGTAGAGGGTCCTCTGgattgggtgtggggagggggtgaatcagccaatGTCCCTGCTCCTGATTGTATTGGCTGGCTTATTTGGGAGAAGCCGATTGCAAAACatgaaggaggcccattcagccccctccccctcgacttgttacacaggatcaggaggcccattcagtccctctcgagcctgttacagaggaacaggaggaggcccattcaatcccccctcgagcctgttacacaggaagagggtcCATTCAGTCCCTCTTGAGTATGTTACATAAGAGCAGGGGGAGGCCTATTCAGCCCTTCTCAAGCCCTGTTCTGTCAGTCATTTAGATCAAAGCAGTTTGTGACTTCATTCGGTCTTTTTCCTTTTCTCGTAGTTTCGGAGGTTTTGTCAGGACATGGCTTCCCTTCCTGGTGATCCTCGCCGTGACTCTGACTGTCATCCTGGTGATGTACCTGCAGTGAGCGGAGCTTCGTTAAACCCTCCGTGCGTGAGAGTGCTGCATAACTTGGGACCAAGACCTCGGAACTCCTTCAAAATTCAGCCGTTCCCATTTATCctctcagccatgatcgaatgacggcgcactcaatgggcctaattctgctgctctaTCTTATGAACTTATTCCTTTCCTAGCATAGGGCGGGGTCCTGTGTCTGAATGTATGCCGCCTTAGCCATGTAGCGAGCTTGACTAATTATCTGAAATTGGTTAGTGTAGCTATTTGGCACACTCAGGATTGCTCAGCAAGCACGACCACCTGTCATCTTAAATTGGTTAGTGTAGATATTGGCCCACTCTGTATTGCTCAATAAGTGCTGCTCCCATCGTGGAATCCTATCCAACAGTGGATGTTTTGTATTTATTTGTACTCGCATGGGCTGGTTGATGTAGAGTCTGTaactctgcctcactccctcgtTGGTTCAATCAGCCATTTGTGGCGATCATTTGGCCTGAGTAACTGACATCAAACGGACACAAATGGATGTCTGGGGGTCAGAAAGTAAGGCAGTGCGTCGGCCAATCCGAGCTGTCTTGGCAACCAATTGGCACCCACTTCTGTCGTTCGAGTGGTTGTGACTCtttgaaatttggtgttcttgtgtttgtcctAGTGAGTGCTTTTCAacatgcctctctctccctcttcagcaAAGCTTTGTGTTCCATGCCGGCGAGCGACTGAATCCGTGGACATTTTATCCAGGAAAAAAGAGAGTTTGTTTATGACCATTCGCTGGGGGAAACTGTCCTtaaatttctctctctctttctctcgagcATCTCTCCTGATTGAATGCCTCCATTGattctgagccccccccccccgccaaccttcTGTACTCCCAGggtaaacagtcccaacttctcccaaACTCTGCATATCAACCAAAGTCCCCTCGCCTCTGGGACTGGCCAGGTCGATTACCTACGAGCCCCCTCTAGCGGTGTGCAGTCCTTCCAATGGTTTGGTGACCAAATTCTGACACGGTATCGAAGGTGAGGCCTGCCCAGCGATTATTGTTGAGGCTGGCACAGCCAGGCTTCAGATCAATGCCTCTATTTGTAAACTCCTGGATCCTGTGTGCCTTCGAGGAGCGATGTCCGGTTGAAAGAATTGTTAATCTGCTCCCTGGTCCCTCTGCATCTTCCTGCACATACTCCCTCTTTCTCACCCTTGCCCGTGCCCACCCCCACccttgctgacactgggtataaaattACACCGTTAAGGTCATGCAGACTGAGCTCTGCATTGTACTTGTCCCTGGGAGTGCTCGATGCTGATTCTGGGTATAAAGTGAAGAGGACATTATTCGACTGATGTTGCACATATTTTGTTCTGTGTTGCTTTTACCATGGTCGAATGCTTGTGCTATCAGAAATCTCTCACATTTTCACTTGTTGCAATCAAACTGGGAGAATTAAAAGCTTTGTAAATATTTTTTGAGATCCTGTTTaagttttgaactaatgtttggttgggggggggtggggaaacagGGTTGAAAGAAATAAAACTTTTACCACTCTTATCTGCATTTCTTTGAGGATAAAGATTCTGCAGCTGTCTATTGGTATTGTACAAAGAAAGTTAAACCAAAGGTGGGCCGTTCTGCCCATCGTTCCATGCTGACTGCAAGAAATCAACTCATCCAGATAAATTCCATCAGATTTAAGTCGAAAGGCTTTGTGTCTTCATGTGCAGAGCATTTACTAAGCTCGATAAATTAACAAGTGGTTATGATATAGTTGCAATTACAGAGACAGGGCTGGGATGTTACCAAGAATGGGAAAGGGACAAaaaggggaaaggaggtggggtagtGTTAATGAAGGAGGAAATCGATACAACAATAAGGAAGAATCTTGGTTCAGAAAATCCTGATGTGGAacctgtattgggggggggggggggaggaaagagtagGAAACACCAAGTGAATATTACTGGCGACAACTGATGAAACAGACAAATCAGTCCCTTCAACAAGCTTGAATTAAATACAGCTTTATTTAACTCATTAAATAAGCACATAATTGTAGTCATAAACAGCTATA from Scyliorhinus torazame isolate Kashiwa2021f chromosome 16, sScyTor2.1, whole genome shotgun sequence includes:
- the LOC140392280 gene encoding transmembrane protein 222-like: LTVAINSCRYWQLDPAKVYRIGPNPWDNSVLEASEEYKHRMHNLCCDNCHSHVAMALNLMRYDNKTSWNMVKLCLLMLIHGKYVSFGGFVRTWLPFLVILAVTLTVILVMYLQ